The stretch of DNA CGATGCGGCCCGTGTGCATCAACTGCATGAAAATTTTTCCGCCCTCGGCATGAACGGCATCCGTAACCTTACGCCAGCCTGCCACCTGCGCGTCGCTGTGGATACCCGGAATACGAGCGTAACCCTCGCCATTGGGCGACGGAGCCGTTCCTTCCGTTATGATCAACCCAACCGACGCTCGTTGTGCGTAGTAGGTAGCCATAATGTCGGTGGGCAGGTGGTCGGCAGTGGCCCGGTTACGGGTCATGGGTGCCATCGCGATATGATTAGCCAGAGACAATTGGCTCAAATGAGCTTCCGAAAACAGTTTTTTTGCCATTGATTTATGTCATTTTTACACGCCGTTACGGCATATCAACTCAACTAAATATTTAAAAGTTTAAATGTTTATGATCAAATTAATTAAGTTAGTTTGGTCAGAAAGCCCGATAGTAGTTGCAGAGACTCCTTGTTGAGTGTCAGATACAGGTTGCGGCCTTCCTTGCGGGCGTTCACCAACCCGCTCTCCGTCAGTAGCTTAACATGATGCGACACACACGGCTGCGACAGGCCCGTGAGTTCCTGAACATCGCTGCACGTCAGGCTACCTTTATTCGATAACTCCAGTAAAATAGACAGCCGGTATTTATCGGCAATGGCTCCGGTAGCCTTTTCAACAA from Spirosoma montaniterrae encodes:
- a CDS encoding ArsR/SmtB family transcription factor; the protein is MEHRFVEKATGAIADKYRLSILLELSNKGSLTCSDVQELTGLSQPCVSHHVKLLTESGLVNARKEGRNLYLTLNKESLQLLSGFLTKLT